From Alloacidobacterium dinghuense:
GTCCCCTGACACTCGAAGCCAAGCTTGTCTTTGTAATAGGCGAGCGTGCCGGGGATGTCCATGGTGAAGAACAGGGGCGCGATCTGACGAATCATTGACCAAGTGTACTGCAGTTCTTCCTGCACCATCGCATGAGCCCAGGCTCTGAATCTTCACGCGGACAGTCGTTTCAGCATCTCGCGCGCGCTCCGGAACCAGGGTCGTTCTCGGCGGCGCAGATAGTCGGGCATCGTGGGTTTCTTATCGAGCACTTTCTGTGCCCATTCGCGAGCCTCGGCGTTGCGCCCCTCGGATGCCAGCATACCCGCGAAATTCAAGTACGTCTCCGACGACGTCGACTTGTTGGTTGCTTGCCGGAAGAGCGCCTCGGCTTTTTCTTTCTGTCCGGTTTGCGCATAGGAGTGGGCCAGCAATCCAGCGGCACGATGGAAATCGTAGTCTCCCTCTTCGCCGACCACCCGTTCCAGATCAGGTAACGCGGCCGCCGCGTCGCCTGCCTGGAGGGCGCAAACGCCACGCCGGTAAAACGGATCGAGAGTATCAGCACGCGCGGCAATGGCCTTGTCGAACGCGGCTCGCGCCAACTGGAGCCTGCCGTCGTCCATGTAAAGGTCGCCGAGTTCTTCATAATTCCCCGCCGACGGATTGTCTCGAACCATCGTTTCGAGTTCGCCGATCCGCTTGCGGCGCGGAAAAACCTTGAAGGACTGGCGGAGCAGTCCAACGTCTGGAACCACCTCGATAAAGATATAGATGAGCGCGCCGAGTGGACCGAGAAAGAGGATGATAAAAATCCAATACGTGTCCGGCCGTCGCCGGATGAAGTGGATGATCGCAAAACCCTGCAGCAGCAAGCCCCATGGGTATAGCAGATGACTCAGGATTCCCATTCGATATTGATCTCAGCGTCAGGTTAACATTTGTGGAGGAGAGCGGAATCGTCGAGCGAGGATACAGGAGCCTTACGTCCTGCTGCAGAGAACTTTCTAGATCAGGCTCGTCTTTTCCGCCTTGTTCTGCGAAGACTCAAGCACCGTTGTGACGGACCCAGGAGGAAGATGGATGAAATGTCTCGCATTGGCGGCGGCGTTTTGCCTGCCGATTCCGTTGTTTGCCCAGCAATCGGTACCTGAGATCAAGTTTCAGGCCCAGACTGATTTCTTTAAGCTTCCGCCAGATCTGTATTTCGGGGAGGCCGCAGGCGTGGCGGTCAATTCAAAGGGACATGTTTTCGTCTTCTCGCGTGGCAGCACAACTGGCCCAGCCTATGGCGCGGCAGCAGCGCAACTGCTCGAATTCGACGCCGACGGAAACTATGTCCGCGAGATCGGCCATCATCTATATGCATGGAGTTATGCCCACGCCGTCAAGGTCGACAAGGAGGACAACATCTGGGTCGCCGACAAGGGTTCGGATATGGTCATCAAGTTTAGCCCGGAAGGCCGGGTGTTGATGGTCTTCGGCCGCAAGCAGGAGGCCTCCGACGAGGGCACTGGTCCGCTCAAGCATCCAAAGCCGCCCCTGCCGCCGATCGACGGGGAATTTCGCCAGGTCACCGATATGGCCTGGGATGCAGCAGGCAATACTTATATCAGCGACGGTTACATTAATTCCCGCAT
This genomic window contains:
- a CDS encoding tetratricopeptide repeat protein, which codes for MGILSHLLYPWGLLLQGFAIIHFIRRRPDTYWIFIILFLGPLGALIYIFIEVVPDVGLLRQSFKVFPRRKRIGELETMVRDNPSAGNYEELGDLYMDDGRLQLARAAFDKAIAARADTLDPFYRRGVCALQAGDAAAALPDLERVVGEEGDYDFHRAAGLLAHSYAQTGQKEKAEALFRQATNKSTSSETYLNFAGMLASEGRNAEAREWAQKVLDKKPTMPDYLRRRERPWFRSAREMLKRLSA
- a CDS encoding peptidyl-alpha-hydroxyglycine alpha-amidating lyase family protein, whose product is MKCLALAAAFCLPIPLFAQQSVPEIKFQAQTDFFKLPPDLYFGEAAGVAVNSKGHVFVFSRGSTTGPAYGAAAAQLLEFDADGNYVREIGHHLYAWSYAHAVKVDKEDNIWVADKGSDMVIKFSPEGRVLMVFGRKQEASDEGTGPLKHPKPPLPPIDGEFRQVTDMAWDAAGNTYISDGYINSRIAKIDKDGNWLKSWGEPGTGPGQFNTPHSIATDDAGHVYVADRGNGRIQVFDGDGKFLREIRINVPYDHKLHPWMGSIPSEVPATSEAPAPLNKTMLNGSPWAICITPGPNQVLYASDGYPGRIYKLTLDGKVLGVLGATGHRPGQFGWIHELACPSENILYAAELLNWRVQKLTLEPTQ